The genome window TTAATCTCTCTTTAGCCTTGTCTCTGGTTTTCGGACTTGGTTTGGGTTTTGCTTTTTTTTTCGATTTCTCAGATGTTTTAGTCTTTGCCTTACTATCAGTTGAAGTATCGGGAAGAAATTTCTTTATGATATCCTGTTTGGTTAACTGAGCTCCAGCAAAAGATGCGATATAATCAATTATTTTTCTAGTGATTTGATAATTGGTATTTTCCATTGAATGTATCCTAATTTGTAAATGCTAATGGGTAATTTAATAACTCATAATTATTTTGAGTTATTTATCTACATAAGTTCCCCTCATATAATTGGGTTGTAGATTAAGATAATTATTATCCTTAATATTGATATTATTAAAATATCCAGGTTTTGTAGCCAGAATACCTTTTAATCCCGGATAGTCTAGAGAGAAAAGTTGATGTAAATGTGAAAGAGGCGTATGAGAGAAAACACGATATTCATTCCAAAAAGATCCTCCAAGTTCAGACGTATATTTCTCTAAACTGCAATCAACTGTTGGTCCATCAATCTCAGAGTCAATTACTCGGCCAAAGTATTTATTCATTTTGCCATCTAAGAGGACAAGAATTTTAGACTTAAAATTATTCTCCTCAGTAATGAGTTTCATATAGTAGTAGTTAGCATATATTTCTAAGCTATCCAAACCAATACATGGAATATTCCAGAGTTGCGAGAGATTACGTCCGGCAGAAACGGCTATACGTATTCCTGTGAAGGATCCAGGACCCGTTGCTACGACTATAAAATCAGGTTGAGAAATTTGACATGCTCTTAGAGCTGTCTGAATATCTAAAATCAGGGAGTGACTTGCTGCGCGAGGTGAAAAATTCTTGGATTCATAAAGCAGATTGTGATTGCCATCAATTTCTTCCCAGATCTCAATCACGATCCATTCCGTTGTAGTGTCCCAGTAAATAAATTTCATAAAGTATACAGTTATAATTTTCTAAATGGCTTACTTGCTAACAAACTCAAAGCTGATCGTTCTTGTCTCAAATGAATCAATTTCTATATTAATATAAATTCTTGGATAAGGGAAAATATCTCCAACTTTTTGCCACCACTCAACGAAACAAATTCCTAGCTTTCCCCATACTTCTTCGAATTCTAAATCTTCAAGTTCACTGGCTTGATGGATTCTATATAAATCAAAATGGTATATGGATTTTTCTGCCGACAGATTGTATTGGTTCATCAAAGAGAAGGTCGGTGAATTAATTGTTTCCTTCACTCCCAAAGATTGAAGGAGATTTCTGATAAAAGTAGTTTTACCAGCACCCATATCTCCACTCAATAGAAAGGTAGAATAAGGAATCGACCAATTGAACCAATTGGGATTGTCTTGAATTATACTTTTAGTGAGTTCTTGTAAATGAGAGAGGTGTATAGATTTATATTTCTTGATCAATTTGGAAACAGCCTATGTACTTTGCTATCGTCAAATTCATAAATGCTTTTGCAAAATTCGCATTCCACTTCAATTTTACCTTGTTCTGTGAGAATTTCCTGAACTTCTTTCTCGCCAAGGCTCACTAGAACTTCGGCGATTTTATTGTAAGAACAATCGCATTGAAAATGTGGACTCCCTGTATCTAAAATATCGCAATTTTCACGAAAAATAATGGATAACTCTTTTCGAATTTCTTCTATTTCTAAATCAAAAATTGAATCTTTTTTCAATTCATTCTCAGCTTGCTTGAAAATAAATTCCCTTGAAGCTTCTGTCGCATCTGGAAGTGCTTGTAGAAAAATTCCTTTTACTTGGTATTCTCCGAATTTTATTTCGGATGTATTCATAAATACCAAACTCAATGTCTGTTCCGATTCTGTTATATATTTTGCAAAATTTACTTCAAAGCTATCTTCCACAAGATTTGTAAAGCTTTGATAAAATTCATGATCTGGATCCCAACGAATCACTTTAAGAATACCTGTTCCGAGAATGAAATCATTTCTTATATCACCAGATTCTAAAGGGCCAGGATATGCTACTCCCTTCATTGCACCTTGTCTATTCGAGTATGCAAGTACAGATTGTTTATACTCGTCCTTCCACTGAATACTGATCCGCTGATCTTCCTTAACCATTTTTGCTATGAAAAATGCGCCCATCATAGTTTTGGAAAGAAAATTGGACATTCGAGGATCTAGATCATGAATGCGAATTAAATGGGAACATACTTCAGAACAATCAACGATTGATAAGCGAAATTGTGAATTTGGAAGAATACCTGTAATAAAAGAATCAGACATTATTGATTGCCTATTTGGAAGATAGTTTCATTCTATCTCTTAAGCTTAAGCAAGCAAGTAGAAAAGGTGGATCAATATGATTTTCGGAGCAGACTATTATCCTGAACAATGGACTCCTAAAGATTGGGAAGAAGATATAAAAATCATGAAAGGTATGGGTCTTTCAAGAGTAAGATTAGCAGAATTTGCTTGGGCTCTGATGGAACCTAAAGAAGGAAAATATGATTTTAGTTTTTTTGAGAAAATTATGGATCTTATGTATAAGAATCAAATCGGTGTTATACTAGGAACACCAACTGCTACCTTTCCACCTTGGCTCTACAAAAAATATCCAGGCATTGTACAAGTATCGAGAGAGGGTATTGTTCGAATCATTGGGACGAGGCGCCAGGCTT of Leptospira sp. GIMC2001 contains these proteins:
- the tsaE gene encoding tRNA (adenosine(37)-N6)-threonylcarbamoyltransferase complex ATPase subunit type 1 TsaE → MIKKYKSIHLSHLQELTKSIIQDNPNWFNWSIPYSTFLLSGDMGAGKTTFIRNLLQSLGVKETINSPTFSLMNQYNLSAEKSIYHFDLYRIHQASELEDLEFEEVWGKLGICFVEWWQKVGDIFPYPRIYINIEIDSFETRTISFEFVSK
- the tsaB gene encoding tRNA (adenosine(37)-N6)-threonylcarbamoyltransferase complex dimerization subunit type 1 TsaB, coding for MKFIYWDTTTEWIVIEIWEEIDGNHNLLYESKNFSPRAASHSLILDIQTALRACQISQPDFIVVATGPGSFTGIRIAVSAGRNLSQLWNIPCIGLDSLEIYANYYYMKLITEENNFKSKILVLLDGKMNKYFGRVIDSEIDGPTVDCSLEKYTSELGGSFWNEYRVFSHTPLSHLHQLFSLDYPGLKGILATKPGYFNNINIKDNNYLNLQPNYMRGTYVDK
- a CDS encoding Hsp33 family molecular chaperone HslO, which gives rise to MSDSFITGILPNSQFRLSIVDCSEVCSHLIRIHDLDPRMSNFLSKTMMGAFFIAKMVKEDQRISIQWKDEYKQSVLAYSNRQGAMKGVAYPGPLESGDIRNDFILGTGILKVIRWDPDHEFYQSFTNLVEDSFEVNFAKYITESEQTLSLVFMNTSEIKFGEYQVKGIFLQALPDATEASREFIFKQAENELKKDSIFDLEIEEIRKELSIIFRENCDILDTGSPHFQCDCSYNKIAEVLVSLGEKEVQEILTEQGKIEVECEFCKSIYEFDDSKVHRLFPN